A genomic window from Rhodococcus sp. KBS0724 includes:
- a CDS encoding MerR family DNA-binding transcriptional regulator has translation MTTSRALLTIGEMARASALPVSALRFYDKEGVLVPHSVDPHTGYRWYTDNQLRDARLIAGMRRVGVPVREMTAVLTGPDPHSRLDAHLRNLEDGLADARAELDRIHRLIDSRPTATGVDLDSWDVRRALDAVLFAVDEDSEFPILRGVHIDIHDGVAAFVTTDRYRLAVAEVRVRAALTVSAVVPLAFARLIRDIAGVVTLTFSTRTVTASYPGGEVSSPLIEDGEFPDHRILHEHCDAAELSGDKLAALLNGTARTAVVSVDAGGDTRVDPAGMVPDEQFRVLVDRQRLREAAAAQPGRALVIRASGAALPLAVRTADHAGFFSYLMPIRAAQT, from the coding sequence GTGACCACTAGCCGCGCGCTCCTGACGATCGGTGAGATGGCGAGGGCGTCGGCGCTACCGGTCAGCGCGCTGCGGTTCTACGACAAGGAAGGCGTGCTTGTTCCGCACTCCGTCGACCCGCACACCGGTTATCGCTGGTACACCGACAACCAACTCCGCGACGCACGACTGATCGCGGGAATGCGGCGCGTCGGGGTCCCGGTTCGGGAGATGACAGCAGTCCTGACCGGTCCGGACCCACACTCCCGGTTGGACGCACACCTGCGCAATCTCGAAGACGGACTCGCTGACGCCCGCGCCGAACTCGACCGAATCCATCGGCTCATCGATTCCCGGCCGACCGCCACTGGCGTCGACCTCGATTCCTGGGATGTACGACGCGCACTCGACGCCGTGCTTTTTGCGGTGGACGAGGACTCCGAATTTCCGATCCTTCGCGGCGTCCACATCGACATTCATGACGGCGTCGCGGCGTTTGTGACCACCGATCGATACCGTCTCGCGGTCGCAGAAGTGCGCGTGCGCGCCGCCCTGACTGTCTCGGCGGTTGTGCCACTCGCCTTTGCCCGACTGATCCGGGACATCGCCGGCGTCGTGACGCTCACCTTCTCCACCCGCACGGTGACCGCGTCGTACCCAGGTGGAGAGGTGTCGAGCCCGCTCATCGAGGACGGCGAGTTCCCCGATCACCGGATCCTTCACGAACACTGTGACGCAGCCGAATTGAGCGGCGACAAACTCGCCGCTCTACTCAACGGCACCGCCAGAACAGCCGTTGTCAGCGTCGACGCCGGCGGTGACACTCGGGTCGATCCGGCAGGGATGGTTCCCGACGAGCAATTCCGGGTACTGGTCGATCGCCAGCGACTGCGCGAAGCCGCAGCAGCCCAACCCGGTCGGGCACTGGTGATTCGGGCAAGCGGCGCGGCGCTCCCCCTCGCTGTCCGCACCGCCGATCACGCCGGGTTCTTCTCGTACTTGATGCCGATTCGGGCTGCACAGACGTAG
- a CDS encoding amino acid permease encodes MSATRLEYRVNTDALPEKRAGLKRGLTARHIRFIALGSAIGTGLFYGSAEAIKRAGPSVLLAYLIGGLAVYLVLRALGEMAVRNPVSGSFSEYANQHLGPLAGFMTGWTYTFEMVIVCLADVTAFGLYMQFWFPDVPRWIWVLAVVFFIGALNLLSVKVFGELEFWFTLVKITAIIAMIAGGIAIIVFGFGVHETDTGLSNLWSDGGFFATGIGGFLACFAIVMFAFGGTEIIGITAGEAEDPARTIRKAVNTVPVRIILFYICTLAVIMIIIPWQTITSDNSPFVQIFENLGLGTAASILNIVVITAALSAINSDVFGAGRMMFGMSHAGQAPQVMKKVSRNGVPWMTVVIMTVALLVGVVLNYLIPDQVFLVIASLATFATIFVWVMILLSQYRSRRQMSADETAALKFPVPLWPYGQIFAIVFLTFVVILLGIMSETRVALAAGAVWLVLLAGAYYKWVKPAVSEVDRSGASQ; translated from the coding sequence ATGTCTGCCACCCGACTGGAGTACCGAGTGAACACCGACGCCTTGCCCGAGAAACGGGCTGGACTCAAGAGGGGGCTGACGGCGCGGCACATTCGTTTCATTGCTCTGGGATCGGCAATCGGAACGGGACTCTTCTACGGCAGTGCCGAAGCGATCAAGCGGGCCGGGCCGTCGGTTCTGCTGGCCTACCTGATCGGTGGCCTAGCGGTGTACCTCGTGCTGCGCGCTCTCGGTGAGATGGCAGTGCGAAACCCGGTTTCCGGTTCGTTCAGTGAATACGCCAATCAGCATCTGGGGCCGCTCGCCGGATTCATGACGGGGTGGACGTACACGTTCGAGATGGTGATCGTCTGTCTCGCCGACGTCACCGCGTTCGGTCTGTACATGCAGTTCTGGTTCCCGGACGTGCCGCGCTGGATCTGGGTTCTGGCAGTCGTCTTCTTCATCGGCGCGTTGAACCTCTTGAGCGTCAAGGTGTTCGGTGAGCTCGAATTCTGGTTCACGCTCGTCAAGATCACCGCAATTATCGCCATGATCGCAGGTGGTATCGCCATCATCGTGTTCGGCTTCGGAGTCCACGAGACCGACACGGGCCTGAGCAACCTGTGGTCCGACGGCGGGTTCTTCGCTACCGGTATCGGCGGGTTCCTGGCGTGCTTCGCCATCGTGATGTTCGCGTTCGGTGGTACCGAGATCATCGGAATCACCGCCGGTGAGGCAGAAGACCCGGCGCGCACGATCAGGAAAGCGGTCAATACCGTTCCGGTGCGCATCATTTTGTTCTACATCTGCACTCTCGCAGTCATCATGATCATCATTCCGTGGCAGACCATCACCTCGGACAACAGCCCATTTGTGCAGATCTTCGAGAACCTCGGATTGGGCACCGCCGCTTCGATACTCAACATCGTGGTCATCACCGCGGCTTTGTCGGCCATCAACAGCGACGTATTCGGGGCCGGCCGCATGATGTTCGGCATGTCCCACGCCGGTCAGGCGCCGCAGGTCATGAAGAAGGTATCGCGCAACGGAGTTCCGTGGATGACCGTTGTCATCATGACCGTCGCGTTGTTGGTCGGCGTGGTGCTCAACTACCTGATCCCGGATCAGGTTTTCCTCGTGATTGCGTCTCTCGCGACCTTCGCCACGATCTTCGTGTGGGTCATGATTTTGCTGTCGCAGTACCGTTCCCGACGCCAGATGAGCGCCGACGAAACAGCGGCACTGAAGTTTCCAGTGCCGCTGTGGCCGTACGGTCAGATCTTCGCGATCGTGTTCTTGACCTTCGTCGTCATTCTGCTGGGCATCATGTCCGAGACCCGGGTTGCACTGGCGGCCGGGGCAGTGTGGCTCGTCCTGCTGGCCGGCGCGTACTACAAGTGGGTGAAACCCGCCGTCAGCGAAGTGGATCGAAGTGGCGCATCACAGTAG
- a CDS encoding phosphatidylcholine/phosphatidylserine synthase, whose amino-acid sequence MKVPKRTQAVRLLPSVITILALCAGLSAVKFALDGEPGISLAMVGAAAVLDSLDGRIARLLDATSKIGAELDSLSDAISFGVAPALVLYVTLLDDTNFGWIIALVYAVSIVLRLARFNTLLDEDDVPAYAREYFVGVPAPAGALIALTPLTATIQWGDGWWSSQVVVVVWMLFSAALIVSRIPTLAMKSVSVPPHMAAALLVLVALTAAALITFPYVLLIVLVAIYLVHIPFAVHSKRWVAARPETWNIKPSERRAIRRQPTAGGRRSMVRLGLRRPR is encoded by the coding sequence ATGAAGGTGCCCAAACGCACCCAAGCCGTGCGGTTGTTGCCGTCCGTCATCACGATCCTCGCGCTGTGTGCGGGCCTGTCCGCCGTCAAGTTCGCACTCGACGGAGAGCCGGGCATCTCGCTCGCGATGGTCGGCGCCGCCGCGGTTCTCGATTCACTCGACGGCCGGATCGCCCGACTTCTCGACGCGACCAGCAAAATCGGTGCCGAGCTCGATTCGCTGTCCGATGCCATCTCGTTCGGCGTTGCCCCGGCGTTGGTCCTGTACGTGACGTTGTTGGACGACACCAACTTCGGCTGGATCATCGCGTTGGTCTACGCCGTGAGCATCGTGCTTCGTTTGGCCCGGTTCAACACCCTCCTCGACGAAGACGACGTGCCCGCTTACGCCCGCGAGTACTTCGTCGGAGTGCCCGCTCCCGCAGGCGCCCTGATCGCCCTCACTCCCCTGACTGCAACCATCCAGTGGGGCGACGGGTGGTGGTCGTCGCAGGTAGTTGTCGTCGTGTGGATGTTGTTCTCCGCGGCTCTGATCGTCAGCCGCATCCCGACCCTGGCCATGAAATCGGTATCCGTACCGCCGCACATGGCTGCTGCGCTGCTGGTGCTCGTGGCCTTGACCGCAGCCGCACTCATCACCTTCCCGTACGTGCTGCTGATCGTTCTCGTTGCGATCTACCTGGTCCACATTCCGTTTGCCGTCCACTCCAAGCGCTGGGTGGCGGCACGCCCGGAAACGTGGAACATCAAGCCGTCGGAACGTCGGGCGATCCGCCGTCAGCCCACAGCGGGCGGACGACGCTCGATGGTGCGCCTCGGCTTACGTCGGCCTCGGTAG
- a CDS encoding DUF2804 domain-containing protein — translation MQNVMSPGPLLDARGHLVEAGWAPSEVKSYQRSAVRAPKFRLKEWDYYCVLTPEYGIALTVADNGYMGLLGVSWLDFTTPREVTENVMLPFPMGKLGLPSSADSGDVVVSKGKARFEFRHVDGGRRLIVDYPAFDGGKGLHADLFLESPDDDRMVIATPFPKAPRSFYYNQKVNCLPATGTVRVGAQEFGFASEDAFGVLDWGRGVWTYDNTWYWGSASGLVNGERFGFNIGYGFGDTAAASENIAFVNGVAHKLDRLEFEIPQGTYDGAPWKFSSNDGRFEMKFEPIIDRAATFDVGVLRSIQHQVFGRFTGTVVLDGGTAVEVRDLLGFAEEVRNRW, via the coding sequence ATGCAGAATGTGATGTCGCCAGGCCCGCTTCTCGATGCGCGTGGGCACCTCGTAGAGGCGGGTTGGGCGCCGTCGGAGGTCAAGAGCTACCAGCGGTCCGCCGTTCGGGCACCGAAGTTCCGACTCAAGGAGTGGGATTACTACTGCGTGCTCACACCGGAATACGGCATTGCGCTGACCGTCGCGGACAACGGATACATGGGTTTGCTCGGGGTGTCGTGGCTGGATTTCACTACTCCGCGTGAGGTCACGGAAAACGTCATGCTGCCCTTCCCGATGGGCAAGCTGGGTTTGCCGTCCAGTGCGGACTCCGGCGACGTTGTCGTGTCGAAAGGCAAGGCGCGCTTCGAGTTCAGGCATGTCGACGGTGGTCGTCGGCTGATCGTGGACTACCCGGCTTTCGACGGTGGTAAGGGATTGCACGCGGATCTGTTTCTCGAAAGCCCCGACGACGATCGAATGGTGATCGCCACACCGTTTCCGAAGGCTCCGCGCTCGTTCTACTACAACCAGAAGGTCAACTGCCTGCCCGCGACCGGAACGGTTCGAGTCGGTGCCCAGGAGTTTGGATTTGCTTCGGAAGATGCTTTCGGAGTGCTGGATTGGGGCCGCGGAGTCTGGACCTACGACAACACGTGGTACTGGGGTTCGGCATCGGGATTGGTGAACGGCGAGCGATTCGGCTTCAACATCGGCTACGGGTTCGGGGACACCGCAGCGGCCAGTGAGAACATCGCGTTTGTGAATGGTGTTGCGCACAAACTGGATCGGCTCGAGTTCGAGATCCCGCAGGGTACCTACGACGGTGCGCCGTGGAAGTTCAGCAGCAACGACGGCCGCTTCGAGATGAAGTTCGAACCGATCATCGACAGGGCCGCGACCTTCGACGTCGGGGTGCTGCGGTCCATTCAGCACCAGGTGTTCGGCCGGTTCACCGGAACCGTGGTTCTCGACGGCGGTACAGCGGTGGAAGTTCGCGACCTCCTCGGATTTGCCGAGGAGGTGCGCAACCGCTGGTAG
- a CDS encoding phosphatidylserine decarboxylase, translating to MARRPTPPGTPQPTGIGHIVDLVRHAIPPLHPAGLPFVLAPLGVAALGRNRKWVRRAGLASAAACATFFRHPHRVPPNRIGVVVAPADGEVALVDNAVPPAELNLGSEPRPRVSIFLSVLDVHVQRAPVGGTVKTVVHQPGKFLSADLADASEVNERNSMLIETATGHDVAVVQIAGLLARRIVCYAGVGDALPIGDTYGLIRFGSRVDTYFPAGTTLLVEPGQRTIGAETVIAQLP from the coding sequence GTGGCACGCCGACCCACACCCCCCGGAACCCCGCAACCCACCGGGATCGGACATATCGTCGATCTGGTTCGTCATGCGATTCCGCCGCTTCATCCCGCCGGCCTGCCGTTTGTGCTCGCTCCGCTGGGTGTTGCTGCCCTGGGCCGCAACCGCAAGTGGGTGCGTCGCGCCGGTTTGGCGTCCGCCGCTGCGTGCGCCACGTTCTTCCGTCACCCGCATCGGGTGCCGCCGAACCGCATCGGCGTCGTCGTAGCGCCGGCTGACGGCGAGGTCGCATTGGTCGACAATGCAGTCCCGCCGGCCGAGCTGAATCTGGGCAGCGAACCCCGCCCCCGGGTGAGCATCTTCCTGTCTGTTCTGGACGTACATGTCCAGCGCGCTCCCGTCGGGGGCACCGTCAAAACGGTTGTTCATCAGCCCGGCAAGTTTCTCTCCGCAGACCTTGCCGATGCCAGCGAGGTCAACGAGCGCAACAGCATGCTCATCGAGACCGCGACCGGACACGACGTCGCCGTCGTACAGATCGCCGGCCTGCTCGCGCGTCGTATCGTCTGCTACGCGGGTGTCGGCGACGCCCTCCCCATCGGTGATACCTACGGGCTGATCCGATTCGGCTCACGCGTCGACACGTACTTCCCGGCCGGAACGACCTTGCTGGTCGAACCCGGTCAGCGCACAATCGGTGCTGAAACCGTCATCGCGCAACTACCGTGA
- a CDS encoding FAD-binding oxidoreductase, with the protein MGTRQSPDRVVVVGAGMVGLSTAWFLQERGVDVTVVDRDGVAADASWGNAGWLAPALTLPLPEPAVLQYGLRAMLSPSSPVYVPLTTDLKLIRFLVGFARHCTPSKWQEAMSVYTEVNRTALGAFDELADGGVREHTRLADPFLAAFASEQDRQTLVDEFHHVEAAGGEVDFDLLDHDAIHSLEPTLGTGVKAGIRLRGQRFIDPPQFVNSLADAVRERGADIVTGFDVASIDDRAGGVSVRSARGDSRTADAVVISSGARLNKLAAPFGVRKLVQAGRGYSFSVTPDHLPKNPVYFPTQRVACTPLHDRFRVAGMMEFRSPDAQLDPRRVQAIIDAAKPMLRGIDWTAREEEWVGSRPCTTDGLPLIGATKSPRVHVAGGHGMWGIALGPLTGKMMAESMTAGTMPTVMRHFDPLR; encoded by the coding sequence CACCGTCGTCGATCGGGATGGCGTCGCCGCTGACGCAAGCTGGGGAAACGCCGGCTGGCTAGCACCCGCACTCACGCTTCCCCTTCCCGAACCTGCTGTCCTTCAATACGGCCTGCGTGCGATGCTCAGCCCGTCGTCACCGGTGTATGTCCCGCTGACGACGGATCTGAAATTGATCCGGTTCCTGGTCGGCTTCGCCCGTCACTGCACGCCGTCGAAGTGGCAGGAAGCAATGTCCGTCTACACGGAAGTGAACCGAACGGCGCTGGGCGCATTCGACGAGCTTGCCGACGGTGGCGTCCGGGAGCACACCCGCTTGGCTGATCCGTTCCTCGCCGCGTTTGCCTCGGAGCAGGATCGCCAGACTCTGGTGGACGAGTTCCACCACGTCGAGGCCGCAGGCGGCGAAGTCGATTTCGATCTCCTCGACCACGACGCGATCCACTCGCTCGAGCCGACCCTCGGTACCGGAGTGAAGGCCGGAATCCGGCTCCGGGGTCAGCGTTTCATCGATCCCCCGCAGTTCGTGAACTCGCTGGCCGATGCCGTCCGTGAGCGCGGCGCAGACATCGTCACCGGATTTGATGTCGCGTCCATCGATGATCGCGCCGGCGGCGTGAGTGTTCGCTCCGCCCGCGGCGATTCACGCACAGCAGATGCCGTCGTCATTTCCAGCGGCGCTCGGTTGAACAAGCTGGCAGCACCGTTCGGTGTTCGCAAGCTGGTGCAGGCGGGACGCGGATACAGCTTCAGCGTCACACCCGATCACTTGCCGAAAAACCCGGTGTACTTTCCCACCCAGCGCGTCGCGTGCACGCCATTGCATGACAGATTCCGGGTCGCCGGAATGATGGAGTTCCGCAGCCCCGATGCCCAACTGGATCCGCGTCGAGTGCAGGCGATCATCGACGCCGCAAAGCCCATGCTCCGCGGCATCGACTGGACTGCGCGTGAAGAGGAATGGGTCGGCTCGCGTCCCTGCACCACTGACGGATTGCCCCTGATCGGAGCTACGAAGTCGCCGCGCGTCCACGTCGCAGGTGGTCATGGCATGTGGGGTATCGCGCTGGGTCCGTTGACCGGAAAGATGATGGCGGAGTCCATGACAGCAGGCACTATGCCTACTGTGATGCGCCACTTCGATCCACTTCGCTGA
- a CDS encoding amidohydrolase yields MDADLVLYGDIVTMHEDVPHANALAVTGGRITAVGERAEIESFIGGSTHVVDLGTAAVLPGFIEPHGHPLEEAIVLGPAVVDIRPVTIAGADTVVATVIDTVAARGASGASLNGWDPLLQKGLPEPTLAWLDMVAPDHPLVIMHNSGHVAYFNTAAAAQAGITRDTPDPIGGSYGHDSSGELDGAAYETPAVFAVAGHAMTIGSDYPQLLAAECARLNAAGITTVAEMSFDPRMRPALKAIADAGGLTTRFRLYEMSTPERTTDATPGEGDDLVKQIGIKVWSDGSPWVGNVATSFPYLDTAATRGLGIACTHGHANYTGEQIHDISAAYFEQGWQIACHAHGDDAITMVLDAWEQLLQEYPRRDHRLRLEHVGAMRADQFRRATQLGVTVSIFIDHLHYWGDVLVDDLFGPEHGGAWAAAGSALAAGQRFTFHNDGPVTPANPLRNMQDAVTRLSPSGQVRAPEERIPVNAALRAHTVNAAWQLFSEESIGAIFPGGYADLVVLSANPLDVLPTELAGIEVRATILEGRTVYGELTDIR; encoded by the coding sequence ATGGACGCTGATCTTGTTCTGTACGGCGACATCGTCACCATGCACGAGGACGTTCCGCACGCGAACGCGCTGGCCGTGACCGGCGGGCGGATCACTGCGGTGGGTGAGAGAGCCGAGATCGAGTCGTTTATCGGTGGCAGCACCCACGTGGTGGACCTCGGAACTGCCGCCGTCCTACCAGGATTCATCGAACCGCACGGGCATCCACTGGAAGAAGCCATCGTGCTCGGCCCTGCGGTTGTCGACATCCGCCCCGTCACCATCGCCGGTGCGGATACCGTCGTTGCCACCGTCATCGACACCGTGGCCGCCCGCGGTGCGTCCGGCGCTTCCCTCAACGGTTGGGATCCGCTGCTCCAGAAGGGGCTACCCGAACCCACGCTCGCATGGCTCGACATGGTTGCTCCTGATCATCCCCTCGTCATCATGCACAATTCTGGCCACGTCGCCTACTTCAACACTGCCGCCGCGGCACAAGCCGGGATTACCCGAGACACCCCCGATCCGATCGGCGGATCGTACGGCCACGATTCATCGGGGGAACTCGACGGCGCAGCCTACGAGACACCCGCCGTGTTTGCCGTTGCCGGCCATGCGATGACCATCGGGAGCGACTATCCCCAACTGTTGGCCGCCGAGTGCGCCCGACTCAATGCAGCTGGCATCACCACCGTTGCCGAAATGTCGTTCGACCCACGAATGCGCCCGGCTTTGAAAGCAATTGCCGATGCCGGCGGACTCACCACCAGGTTCCGTCTCTACGAAATGTCGACGCCGGAACGCACCACCGATGCCACCCCCGGCGAGGGCGATGATCTGGTCAAGCAGATCGGCATCAAGGTCTGGTCCGACGGTTCACCGTGGGTCGGTAACGTCGCGACCAGTTTCCCGTACCTGGACACCGCAGCTACTCGCGGACTCGGAATCGCCTGCACCCACGGCCATGCCAACTACACCGGCGAACAGATCCACGACATCAGCGCCGCCTACTTCGAGCAGGGGTGGCAGATCGCGTGCCACGCCCACGGCGACGACGCGATCACCATGGTGCTCGACGCGTGGGAGCAACTGCTGCAGGAATATCCGCGCCGCGATCACCGCTTGCGCCTCGAACACGTCGGCGCCATGCGCGCGGATCAATTCCGCCGGGCCACGCAACTGGGCGTCACCGTCAGTATCTTCATCGATCACCTCCACTACTGGGGCGACGTGTTGGTCGACGACCTGTTCGGCCCCGAGCACGGCGGAGCGTGGGCGGCAGCAGGTTCCGCCCTTGCCGCCGGGCAACGGTTCACCTTCCACAACGACGGCCCGGTCACCCCGGCCAATCCGCTGCGGAACATGCAGGACGCGGTCACGCGGCTCTCGCCCAGTGGCCAGGTGCGTGCGCCGGAGGAACGCATTCCCGTCAACGCCGCCCTGCGCGCTCACACCGTCAATGCCGCTTGGCAACTCTTCAGTGAAGAGAGCATCGGCGCAATTTTCCCGGGCGGCTACGCGGATCTTGTTGTGCTCTCGGCAAACCCCCTCGATGTGCTGCCCACCGAATTGGCCGGCATCGAGGTACGCGCCACCATTCTCGAAGGGCGAACGGTGTACGGAGAACTCACAGACATCCGGTAA
- a CDS encoding AAA family ATPase: MTSPELALTVRLNTSAADLRRGVVRLHPEALAALGIREWDAIALMGARGTAAVAGRAPTGTPAGTILLDDVTMSNVGLTENSSVVVGPVTVYGARSVSVTGSTMATQSISPTVLRQALLGKVVSVGDTVSLLPRDLGPGTSTSEATQALSRTFGVAWTSELLTVTGVDPAGGPVSVQPNSAVDWGTAAAVSTAVSASASASVSSASVSVEPTPSVPLDHLVGAQTQAAKLTEWLGLALDEPELLRTLGASPHLGVLITGPAGVGKATLARSVLSARKLVELDGPGVGATEPNTRLQRIVDAVAAVRGGGVLLISDIDALLPATPEPVSALILEQLRSAVATPGVAFVATSAHPEAVDARVRGQDLCDRELSLSLPDGATRKALLELLLRRVPTGTLELDAIASRAPGFVVADLAALCREAALRAATRASKSAEAPEITQEDLVGALDVIRPLSRSSTEELSIGSVTLDDVGDMVETKQALTEAVLWPLQHPDSFARLGVDPPRGVLLYGPPGCGKTYLVRALASSGHLSVHAVKGAELMDKWVGASEKAVRELFQRARDSAPSLIFLDEIDALAPRRGQSSDSGVSDRVVAALLTEMDGVEPLRDVVVLGATNRPDLIDPALLRPGRLERLVFVPPPDADARKAILKASGKSVPLAEDVDLDALAVDLEGYSAADCSALLREAALAAMRRSMDAADVTAADVATAREKVRPSLDPEQVAHLQAYADNR; this comes from the coding sequence GTGACTTCGCCGGAACTCGCCCTGACTGTCCGACTCAACACCTCCGCCGCAGATTTACGACGCGGTGTTGTGCGCCTGCATCCCGAAGCATTGGCCGCGTTGGGTATCCGTGAGTGGGATGCCATCGCCTTGATGGGTGCGCGCGGAACCGCAGCCGTGGCGGGCCGGGCCCCCACCGGAACACCGGCAGGCACGATCTTGCTGGACGACGTCACGATGTCCAACGTGGGACTCACCGAAAACTCTTCCGTCGTGGTGGGTCCGGTGACGGTGTACGGAGCGCGATCCGTCTCCGTCACCGGTTCCACCATGGCAACCCAGTCGATCAGCCCCACCGTTCTACGTCAGGCGCTGCTCGGCAAAGTCGTGAGCGTCGGCGACACCGTCTCGCTTCTGCCCCGCGATCTGGGCCCCGGCACCAGCACTTCCGAAGCCACTCAAGCTCTTTCCCGCACCTTCGGTGTCGCCTGGACGTCGGAACTGCTCACCGTCACGGGCGTCGACCCGGCAGGTGGGCCGGTCAGTGTGCAGCCGAATTCGGCGGTGGACTGGGGAACAGCCGCCGCTGTATCTACTGCTGTCTCGGCCTCGGCCTCTGCCTCAGTTTCCTCTGCCTCAGTTTCGGTCGAACCCACCCCTTCCGTTCCCCTCGACCACCTCGTAGGCGCTCAGACGCAGGCCGCCAAACTCACCGAATGGCTCGGCCTGGCGCTCGACGAACCGGAACTACTGCGCACCCTCGGCGCCTCCCCACACCTCGGTGTTCTGATCACCGGACCCGCCGGAGTCGGCAAGGCGACACTGGCCCGATCGGTTCTCTCGGCGCGAAAGCTCGTGGAACTCGACGGCCCCGGAGTTGGTGCAACCGAACCGAATACCCGCCTCCAGCGCATCGTCGACGCCGTAGCCGCAGTGCGCGGCGGCGGAGTCCTCCTGATCAGCGACATCGACGCACTACTGCCCGCCACACCGGAACCCGTCTCCGCGCTCATCCTCGAGCAGCTGCGCAGCGCTGTCGCCACTCCCGGGGTCGCATTCGTGGCGACGTCCGCTCACCCCGAAGCCGTCGACGCCCGCGTGCGCGGTCAAGACCTGTGCGACCGTGAACTCTCCCTGAGCCTGCCCGACGGAGCCACCCGCAAAGCGCTCCTCGAACTGCTGCTTCGCAGAGTTCCCACCGGCACTCTGGAACTCGACGCCATCGCCTCCCGTGCTCCCGGCTTTGTGGTTGCCGACCTTGCGGCATTGTGCCGCGAAGCCGCACTCCGAGCCGCGACCAGAGCGTCCAAATCCGCCGAAGCCCCGGAGATTACCCAGGAGGACCTCGTAGGAGCCCTCGACGTGATCCGGCCGCTGTCCCGGTCCAGCACCGAAGAACTGTCCATCGGCAGTGTCACTCTCGACGACGTCGGCGACATGGTCGAAACCAAGCAGGCACTCACCGAAGCGGTGCTCTGGCCGCTGCAGCACCCCGATTCCTTTGCCCGCCTCGGTGTCGACCCGCCCCGCGGCGTACTCCTCTACGGTCCACCCGGCTGCGGCAAGACGTATCTTGTTCGCGCGCTTGCCAGCTCGGGCCACCTGAGCGTGCACGCCGTCAAGGGTGCCGAGCTGATGGACAAGTGGGTGGGCGCCTCGGAAAAGGCAGTACGTGAATTGTTCCAGCGCGCCCGCGATTCCGCGCCCTCGCTCATCTTCCTCGACGAAATCGACGCCCTCGCCCCGCGCCGCGGGCAGAGTTCCGACTCCGGGGTGTCGGATCGCGTCGTCGCTGCACTGCTGACGGAGATGGACGGCGTCGAACCGCTGCGCGATGTGGTCGTGCTCGGCGCCACCAACCGTCCCGATCTGATCGACCCCGCACTGCTGCGGCCAGGCAGACTGGAACGCCTGGTGTTTGTCCCGCCGCCGGATGCAGACGCACGCAAGGCAATTCTCAAGGCGTCCGGCAAGTCTGTGCCGCTGGCGGAGGATGTCGACCTCGATGCACTGGCCGTGGATCTGGAAGGCTACTCGGCAGCCGACTGCTCAGCGCTGTTGCGTGAAGCTGCCCTGGCAGCCATGCGCCGCAGCATGGACGCAGCCGACGTGACCGCCGCCGATGTGGCCACCGCGCGCGAAAAGGTCCGCCCATCACTCGATCCCGAGCAAGTCGCCCACCTGCAGGCGTACGCCGACAACCGATGA
- a CDS encoding SRPBCC family protein has translation MSNTLEASIDINASPQDVWAIVADLQRMGEWSPQCKKMKVIGGTVREGAKTVNINRKGLLVWPTTAKVVRFEPNKSVAFRIAENRTIWSYNLEATETGTKLTERREAPTGTSQVSQFLVKTVFGGNDSFEVELVKGMNATLDRVKKEAEAASVLA, from the coding sequence TTGTCCAACACCCTCGAAGCCAGCATCGACATCAATGCATCCCCGCAGGATGTGTGGGCGATCGTCGCCGACCTCCAGCGGATGGGCGAATGGAGCCCCCAGTGCAAGAAGATGAAGGTCATCGGCGGCACCGTCCGTGAGGGCGCCAAGACCGTGAACATCAACCGCAAGGGCCTGCTCGTCTGGCCGACAACCGCCAAGGTTGTTCGGTTCGAGCCGAACAAGTCCGTCGCCTTCCGCATCGCCGAGAACCGCACTATCTGGTCCTACAACCTCGAAGCAACCGAAACCGGAACCAAGCTCACCGAGCGTCGTGAAGCTCCCACCGGAACGTCACAGGTCTCGCAGTTCCTGGTCAAGACGGTTTTCGGTGGCAACGACAGCTTCGAGGTCGAACTCGTCAAGGGCATGAACGCCACCCTCGACCGGGTGAAGAAGGAAGCGGAAGCAGCCAGCGTTCTCGCTTGA